In the genome of Pseudonocardia cypriaca, the window AAGGAGAGGGCGATACGCATGTGGCGAGCATAACGCGTGTCGCACCGCGGATTCCGCCGACCCGCCGGGTCGGGTCGCGCGGGATCCTCCGGAAGCGGCCCGGGGCGGCGGGGGCGCCGGTACTCTCCGGGGCATGGCCGCTCCCGACGATCTCGAGTCCCGCGTCGCCGCGCTGGAGGCCCGGATGGGCCAGGTCGCGGCCGAGGCGCAGGTCGCCCGCCAGGACGCCGCCGCTGCCCGCCACCTCGCCGCCGCCCGCGACCGGGACATCGCCGACCTGGGGGTGAAGGTCGACGCGAACCGCTCGGCGATCAACGCGCTCGGCGAGCAGACGCGGGAACGGTTCGACGCGGTGGACCGCCGCTTCGAGGCGTTGGAGCGCAAGGTCGACGACGGGTTCCGCCGCATGGACGAGGAGTTCCGCAAGGTCGACAACGGGTTCATCGAGATGCGCGGCAAGTTCGACGTGACCGCGGCAGGCCTCGAGCGGATCGCCGACCTGATCGAGCAGCGGGGCGAAGCCGGCTAGCGCACCAGCTTGCCCAGCAGTGCCGCCGCCCCCACGATCCCGATCACCGCGGCGCCGACTAGCACGGCGAAGTCGGCCCACAGGTTGGCAGGGGCGTCGACGAGCAGCCCGCGCAGGGCGTTCACCAGGTAGGTCAGCGGGTTGACCTGGCTGATCACCTGCAGCCACGTGGGCATGATGTCGATCGGGTACAGCGCGTTGGACGCGAAGAAGAGCGGCATCGTCATGAGCTGCCCGATGCCCATCAGGCGGTCGCGGGTCTGGGCGACACCGGCGATCGCCATGGACAGGCACGAGAAGAAGCCGGCGCTGAGCATGAGGGCGATGGCGGCGGCGACCAGCTTCAGCGGGTTGAGGGTGATGCCGACGCCGAGCAGTGCCGCCACGGGCACGAGCACGACCACCGGGGCGAGCCCCCGCAGCCCCGCCGCGAACGCTTTGGCCATCACGATCGCGGCCCGCGGAGTGGGGGTGACCATGACCTTGGTGAGGATGCCGGCGTCGCGCTCCCAGATGATCTGGATCCCGAAGAAGATCGCGACGAACAGCGCCGACTGCGCGAGGATCCCCGGTGTCAGGAACTCCAGGTAGGACAGGCCGCCGGTGGGGATCGCCCGGATCCCGCTGAAGATCTGTCCGAAGATCAGCAGCCACAGCACGGGCTGCACCATGCGCGTGACCAGCTCGGTGTTGTCGCTGCGCAGCTTCTGCAGCTCCACGATGCCGAGCGCCCCGGTGCGCACGGCGAGCAGGCGGACGGGCTCAGCCCAGCTTGCGGGCGGTCGTGCGGCTACGACGGACATCCCTCACCCTCGCGGCTCCGTGATCGTCGGCGAGGCCGGCGCCTGCGTAGCGACGGAAGACGTCCTCGAGCGTGGCGTCCGGTCCGATCCCCGCGCGGAGCTCGGCCGGCGAGCCGACGGTCTGCACCCGCCCGTGGTGCATGAGCGCGACGGTGTCGCACAGCTCGTCGGCCTCCTCCATGTAGTGCGTGGTGAGGAGCACGGTCATGCCGTGGTCGACGCGCATCTGGCGCACCCGCTCCCACACGCTCGCCCGTGCGATCGGGTCGAGGCCGACCGTCGGCTCGTCGAGCACGAGCAGCGCAGGCCGGTTGACGAGTGCCTGGGCCAGTTCGAGGCGGCGGATCATGCCGCCCGAGTACGTACCGGCGCGGCGGTCGGCCACGGAGAGGAGGTCCATGGCGTCCAGGGCCTCGTCCACCCGGGCCGCCCGCTCGGCGCGCGGGACGTCGAAGAGCCGCGCGAACCACGTGAC includes:
- a CDS encoding ABC transporter ATP-binding protein encodes the protein MSALAVECTGLVHRFGDTVAVDRLDLTIPAGEVFGLLGPNGAGKTTTIRVLNTLLPVQEGSVRVFGFDVRRQAFDVRRHLGYVPQQLSIEAALTGRQNVTWFARLFDVPRAERAARVDEALDAMDLLSVADRRAGTYSGGMIRRLELAQALVNRPALLVLDEPTVGLDPIARASVWERVRQMRVDHGMTVLLTTHYMEEADELCDTVALMHHGRVQTVGSPAELRAGIGPDATLEDVFRRYAGAGLADDHGAARVRDVRRSRTTARKLG
- a CDS encoding ABC transporter permease — its product is MSVVAARPPASWAEPVRLLAVRTGALGIVELQKLRSDNTELVTRMVQPVLWLLIFGQIFSGIRAIPTGGLSYLEFLTPGILAQSALFVAIFFGIQIIWERDAGILTKVMVTPTPRAAIVMAKAFAAGLRGLAPVVVLVPVAALLGVGITLNPLKLVAAAIALMLSAGFFSCLSMAIAGVAQTRDRLMGIGQLMTMPLFFASNALYPIDIMPTWLQVISQVNPLTYLVNALRGLLVDAPANLWADFAVLVGAAVIGIVGAAALLGKLVR